A stretch of Phaeodactylum tricornutum CCAP 1055/1 chromosome 26, whole genome shotgun sequence DNA encodes these proteins:
- a CDS encoding predicted protein, translating into MRVNPSVVVGWTTMWISVCGFLDRPRPLHAWAPVTGRSRLAIRPPVPYSCSTPYRRVYHTERRGYDGILTRRSMYNLPPPSGNNNNNNNQKGDDLQAILVSVLTVGGVVAFFASPLGAIFFAVFNSLVLLAILLPVLGIVGFNLWQYWNTMEAPCPNCGAPARVLKNTGVAPNPSLCLNCGSLVAANVANDGIDAVSNSVNPNDGMVDATSLFDTLFGGTGGLLDTTTTTTTTTESTDQRAKKYQREQTVIDVEVEEEDEEQERNSKWRPKPFQ; encoded by the coding sequence ATGCGAGTGAATCCATCGGTAGTCGTAGGATGGACGACGATGTGGATTAGTGTGTGCGGGTTCTTGGATCGACCACGGCCGTTGCACGCGTGGGCCCCGGTGACGGGTCGTTCCCGCCTTGCGATCCGTCCACCCGTTCCGTACTCCTGTTCCACACCGTACCGACGTGTTTATCACACGGAACGACGCGGCTACGACGGTATCCTTACCCGACGATCCATGTACAATCTCCCACCACCATCcggcaacaacaataatAACAACAACCAAAAAGGAGACGATCTACAAGCAATCTTGGTCAGTGTATTGACCGTCGGAGGCGTGGTAGCCTTCTTCGCGTCGCCTTTGGGTGCCATCTTTTTCGCCGTCTTCAATTCTCTCGTGCTATTGGCCATTTTGTTGCCCGTCCTGGGCATTGTCGGTTTCAATTTGTGGCAGTACTGGAATACGATGGAAGCGCCTTGTCCGAATTGTGGAGCCCCGGCACGGGTACTCAAAAACACGGGCGTCGCGCCGAATCCGTCCCTGTGTTTGAATTGTGGCAGCCTCGTTGCCGCCAACGTGGCCAACGACGGAATCGATGCCGTTAGTAACAGTGTCAACCCAAACGACGGGATGGTGGACGCGACTTCGTTGTTCGATACTTTGTTTGGTGGAACCGGGGGACTCCTGGACACGACCACTACCACTACCACGACAACGGAATCTACTGATCAACGAGCTAAAAAGTATCAGAGAGAACAGACGGTCATTGACGTGGAAGTGGAAGAGGAGGACGAAGAACAAGAACGAAATTCCAAGTGGCGTCCCAAGCCCTTTCAGTAA
- a CDS encoding predicted protein — translation MTDPLLPVSVHHAWSAEAVNATTMVPSPSVSRQARPEGTALSTPLLHTRTTDGVANDKMERRRKRQRLRKYCRRRGANNLSFVELLALDWTVSDDDDSDDNETSQHVPAQERPVEDDDVPILERVVLDVDVELGFPPLVDTVGSSEDWPHQYSPERVVSYRRHNATPTTRLFPDGAVSNPATGRSLRPRASPLSVPTRLVVEVTPQDEGYYEGVVSPMTMPDDELYLSPLHIWLRQNLEFFSAIPADTHSGQGGRRVPIVRGKVGIRCLHCAQAMMESAASTSTTSSDPVVAFGDPNRAKKTYGTISYTTSWPSGATSYPPTLAVLHSTCAPKTTQHFSTCPNLPSDRRGQLDALTREGSAARGPRASATLSTGEGHGTTNLSASLYYTIAAKQLGIIEVKDQGLRFGRDLALGPLPLEPIRGQVEAEQHKHEAANNAASLQPRIVADEESERVLAEAVAEPDQPNKYFARSNDKALVSDYIFLTIRQMAVCHAVPSDFSSRGKRTKSMRIGLTGFCCRHCQSPRQGAGPDYSCRSFTSAPDNLSSSISHSFTAHLLKCAKVPRRIQTALMAYKRLHHRQMAQLPYGSQRRLFHDLWTRLRALDKDPSEMTEEMEAMNIPEHVPSFLSRQASPAEDRSLITDFIFLIVRQLKLAIPNESDLARVRRYTPGTLGLCCLHCKDQDSSVTPSGRTFPSAPDNFASALNTSMYSHMKACPYVPDDLKRALVATRKVHSSQCASLRFGSQRQFFKTLFARLNPGTNGSVPTAVRNASLSPPASTTNGGPTTTDEGLRTLGFIGMIDTFLCRHCRAVPFPFRAPHSIVSARRKDTLRLAQLHAQACHQTKWDWNLMKQVFWQALKGMGLPRDSVETKEFAAWVRSLSGSNESFGASIVANLRGRALEESDVSTRGSGVVSTDVVDVAQVEKLFHDFVTASGSSNVSSRLRLHPALMDFILLAFPTFNPDKLLPLEETGTMPATIESQSETALEHRPPKASPRPHVTASALETDEPLDKDDLGLGTTVASNEPNSPVAPKRFEHGLLAAPPGTPTP, via the exons ATGACGGATCCGCTCTTACCCGTTTCGGTACACCATGCATGGTCCGCAGAAGCCGTCAACGCCACGACGATGGTCCCGTCGCCGTCAGTCTCTCGTCAAGCCCGTCCGGAGGGAACTGCCTTGTCTACCCCTCTTCTACACACCCGTACTACGGATGGAGTCGCCAACGACAAAATGGAACGACGACGCAAACGTCAACGACTCCGAAAGTATTGTCGTCGACGTGGAGCGAATaatctttcctttgtcgAATTGCTGGCCTTGGATTGGACCGtcagtgacgacgatgacagtGACGACAATGAAACGTCGCAACACGTGCCAGCCCAAGAACGTCCAGTGGAAGATGATGATGTGCCTATTCTGGAACGAGTCGTTTTGGATGTCGACGTCGAATTGGGTTTCCCCCCGCTCGTCGATACGGTGGGTAGTAGCGAGGATTGGCCCCACCAGTACTCTCCGGAACGCGTCGTTTCCTACCGCCGACACAACGCGACTCCCACAACGCGGCTGTTTCCGGACGGAGCCGTGAGCAATCCCGCAACTGGTCGATCGCTACGACCGCGGGCTTCCCCGTTGTCGGTTCCAACACGACTCGTCGTGGAAGTCACACCACAGGACGAAGGGTACTACGAAGGCGTCGTGTCTCCCATGACTATGCCCGACGACGAACTATACCTGTCACCCTTGCATATTTGGCTCCGTCAGAATCTAGAATTCTTTTCCGCCATTCCTGCGGATACGCACTCCGGACAAGGCGGACGCCGTGTCCCTATTGTCCGGGGTAAGGTAGGGATCCGTTGTCTCCACTGCGCCCAGGCAATGATGGAATCCGCCGCGTCCACATCCACCACCTCATCCGACCCGGTTGTGGCGTTCGGTGACCCAAACCGTGCCAAAAAAACCTACGGAACAATCTCGTACACGACATCTTGGCCATCCGGCGCCACGTCCTACCCACCAACCTTGGCCGTCCTACACTCGACCTGTGCACCCAAAACAACCCAACACTTTAGTACGTGTCCGAATCTGCCGTCGGATCGACGCGGTCAACTCGACGCCTTGACGCGAGAGGGATCGGCCGCGCGCGGTCCCCGGGCATCCGCGACGTTGAGTACCGGCGAGGGCCACGGCACCACCAACCTGTCGGCGTCGCTGTACTACACCATCGCCGCCAAACAATTGGGGATTATAGAAGTGAAAGATCAAGGACTCCGCTTCGGCCGGGATTTAGCGCTGGGGCCGTTGCCCTTGGAACCTATTCGTGGCCAAGTCGAAGCGGAGCAGCACAAACACGAGGCCGCCAATAACGCCGCTTCCCTGCAACCGCGGATCGTagccgacgaagaatccgaACGCGTCTTGGCCGAAGCCGTGGCCGAACCGGACCAGCCGAACAAATATTTCGCGCGGAGCAACGATAAGGCCCTCGTTTCGGACTATATCTTCTTGACGATCCGGCAAATGGCTGTTTGTCACGCCGTGCCGTCGGATTTTTCGTCGCGTGGCAAGCGCACCAAGTCGATGCGTATTGGTCTTACCGGATTTTGTTGTCGACATTGCCAAAGTCCACGCCAGGGTGCGGGCCCGGACTACTCCTGCCGCTCCTTCACTTCGGCACCCGACAACTTGTCCTCCTCCATCTCTCATTCCTTCACAGCCCATTTGCTCAAGTGTGCCAAGGTTCCGCGACGGATTCAAACCGCGTTGATGGCCTACAAACGACTGCACCATCGACAAATGGCCCAGCTACCGTACGGATCTCAGCGTCGACTCTTTCACGACCTGTGGACGAGGTTACGGGCGCTCGACAAGGATCCTAGCGAaatgacggaagaaatggagGCGATGAACATTCCCGAACACGTGCCGTCGTTCCTTTCGAGACAAGCGAGTCCGGCAG AGGATCGTTCCTTGATTACAGATTTTATCTTTTTGATCGTGCGTCAGTTGAAGTTGGCCATTCCGAACGAAAGTGATCTAGCCCGTGTTCGCCGGTACACACCCGGAACATTGGGGCTCTGTTGTCTGCATTGTAAAGACCAGGATTCATCCGTTACGCCTTCGGGTCGAACCTTCCCATCGGCTCCCGACAATTTTGCCTCCGCGCTCAACACGTCCATGTACAGTCACATGAAAGCGTGTCCGTACGTCCCGGATGATCTGAAACGTGCGTTGGTGGCGACGCGCAAAGTGCATTCCTCACAGTGTGCCAGTCTCAGATTTGGTTCGCAACGTCAATTTTTTAAAACTTTGTTTGCCCGATTGAATCCTGGAACTAACGGTTCGGTGCCCACTGCCGTAAGGAATGCTTCCTTATCACCACCCGCCAGCACGACCAATGGAGGGCCAACCACGACAGACGAGGGGCTGCGTACGCTGGGTTTTATCGGGATGATCGATACCTTCCTTTGTCGACATTGCCGTGCGGTGCCTTTTCCCTTTAGGGCTCCGCATTCCATAGTGAGCGCCCGTAGGAAAGATACCTTGCGATTGGCGCAACTTCATGCGCAAGCCTGCCACCAGACAAAGTGGGACTGGAATCTAATGAAACAAGTGTTTTGGCAGGCACTGAAAGGCATGGGATTACCTCGCGATAGCGTCGAGACTAAAGAATTTGCGGCTTGGGTACGCTCTTTGAGTGGCTCGAATGAGTCCTTCGGGGCGTCTATTGTGGCCAATCTTCGTGGACGGGCGTTGGAAGAATCGGATGTGTCTACGCGTGGGTCGGGTGTTGTTTCCACGGATGTGGTCGACGTTGCTCAAGTAGAAAAGCTGTTTCATGATTTTGTCACGGCATCGGGTAGCTCGAACGTGTCCTCTAGACTACGGCTGCATCCAGCTTTGATGGATTTCATACTTTTGGCGTTTCCAACATTCAATCCGGACAAACTCTTGCCTTTGGAGGAGACAGGCACCATGCCGGCAACGATTGAGAGTCAGTCGGAAACAGCTCTGGAGCACCGGCCTCCAAAAGCATCGCCGCGTCCCCACGTTACAGCATCGGCGCTGGAGACCGACGAGCCGTTGGACAAAGACGACTTGGGTTTAGGTACAACAGTCGCCAGTAATGAGCCCAATTCTCCCGTGGCGCCCAAACGGTTTGAACACGGACTTTTGGCGGCACCACCGGGCACCCCGACGCCGTAG
- a CDS encoding acyl desaturase (Has similarity to fatty acid desaturases, contains three 'histinde box' motifs. membrane-bound.) has translation MCRSSNPNNSNPSNVGKTASPPTGGAEELATDETWIKTFDVNAFARDIRDLGEQLRAQQGDADVQHLHKMVRWSNLCAAVGFLTMGYVVNPVAVVALSTWTFSRWTMIAHHVCHGGYDSIHPNKKRWNRFKFAIGSFWNRLCDWLDWMMPEAWNVEHNNRHHYKLSEIDDPDLVENNLVDLRQAPIPLAAKYLVVGLAMASWKWFYYAPNTYKELKLAQWRKQGKPLPPNVNPADAVTIRSVLQGDNPFYSAAELFGVVLGPYLVIHFFLLPLPYLALGYYLALADPAALYWTAVTNLVLAEVLTNIHGFVAVVTNHAGDDMYRFRNGCRPFSGSFFLRQVLASVDFQMGTDLVDFLHGFLNYQIEHHLWPNLSMLSYQKSAPLVRAVCARHGVPYVQENVFRRVHKTVQIMVGTTSMKWFPAKYEDAYLEQDAKFLSEEMAK, from the exons ATGTGTCGTTCCAGTAACCCGAACAACAGTAACCCGAGCAACGTCGGTAAAACGGCGTCGCCACCGACGGGTGGTGCGGAAGAATTGGCGACGGACGAGACCTGGATCAAGACTTTCGACGTCAACGCCTTTGCGCGGGACATTCGTGATTTGGGGGAACAGTTGCGGGCGCAGCAGGGCGACGCCGACGTGCAACACCTGCACAAGATGGTGCGTTGGAGCAATCTGTGTGCGGCCGTTGGATTCCTCACCATGGGATACGTCGTCAATCCCGTTGCCGTCGTGGCGCTCTCGACCTGGACTTTCTCGCGCTGGACCATGATTG CGCACCACGTGTGTCACGGAGGCTACGATAGCATCCACCCCAACAAGAAACGTTGGAACCGCTTCAAGTTCGCTATTGGATCTTTCTGGAATCGCCTCTGCGATTGGCTCGATTGGATGATGCCCGAAGCGTGGAACGTCGAACACAACAACCGTCATCACTACAAGCTTTCCGAGATTGACGATCCCGACCTTGTCGAGAATAACCTCGTGGATTTGCGTCAGGCTCCTATTCCCCTCGCCGCCAAGTACCTCGTTGTGGGACTCGCCATGGCCTCGTGGAAGTGGTTCTACTACGCCCCCAACACGTACAAGGAACTCAAACTCGCGCAGTGGCGTAAGCAGGGCAAGCCGTTGCCGCCTAACGTGAACCCTGCCGACGCCGTCACCATTCGATCCGTCCTGCAGGGTGACAATCCCTTTTATTCCGCCGCGGAGCTCTTTGGCGTGGTCCTTGGACCCTACCTGGTCATTCACTTTTTCCTCTTGCCACTGCCCTACTTGGCGCTCGGTTACTATTTGGCGCTGGCCGACCCCGCCGCGCTCTACTGGACCGCCGTCACCAACCTGGTCCTGGCCGAAGTCCTCACCAACATTCACGGGTTCGTTGCCGTCGTGACCAACCACGCGGGCGATGACATGTACCGCTTCCGGAACGGCTGTCGTCCCTTTTCCGGTAGTTTCTTCCTCCGACAGGTCCTGGCCTCGGTCGACTTTCAAATGGGCACGGATTTGGTCGACTTTCTGCACGGATTTTTGAATTACCAGATTGAACACCACCTGTGGCCTAATCTGTCCATGCTCAGTTACCAAAAGTCGGCTCCTCTCGTACGCGCCGTCTGTGCCCGACACGGTGTCCCGTACGTTCAGGAAAACGTCTTTCGACGCGTCCACAAGACGGTACAGATCATGGTCGGCACGACCAGTATGAAATGGTTCCCGGCCAAGTACGAAGACGCCTACTTGGAACAGGACGCCAAGTTTTTGTCGGAAGAAATGGCCAAGTAG
- a CDS encoding predicted protein — MASFGITAGSRTFLLPIPPVRLIPWRRVTETFTSTTASAHVSWTHPVWFCVAGRRGTSTYSLRHSTTAPSTWARNGARLYARHVLAAAAVAAATARRRTRLEQLVVVEPPSDWLRWEKKSWADELLASLGRNKLERFGSATRRIASLLVLAAPLTLLVPLSCVSERATAWSWAYALWSIEQAGPTYIKLVQWATTRQDLFSPEFCQYFGKLRDETTGHAWQATVDTLLEDLGIGADFLQLETKPIGSGCIAQVYKGKLTQPSGPYPVGTDIAVKVQHPGIWDKVCVDFYILGKAAAWLERIPYLNLSYLSLADSVRQFRDIMLPQLDLTLEANHLQRFNRDFRDDDRVAFPEPLKELTTTRVLTETFCHGTPILEYTKAPPKVREELAYLGLSTTLKMIFLHDFLHGDLHPGNILVSNTPKGDIKLNLLDCGLVVEMGPEQHINLVKILGAFTRRDGRLAGQLMVDTSSHCQASPLDVELFVNGIERIILDDAKNNFVENVGDYITDICYMACVRKVKLEASFINAALAIEIIEGIAQQLHPQIVVTKEALPLIVKAEMMHRLPKFSLW, encoded by the exons ATGGCATCGTTCGGAATCACCGCGGGCTCACGGACGTTCCTCCTTCCCATCCCACCGGTGCGGCTCATTCCGTGGCGTCGTGTCACGGAAACATTCACGTCGACGACTGCGTCGGCACACGTGTCGTGGACGCATCCCGTTTGGTTTTGCGTGGCGGGACGGCGCGGGACGTCGACCTATTCCTTGCGCCATTCGACCACCGCTCCTTCGACGTGGGCCCGCAACGGCGCCCGATTGTACGCACGGCACGTGCTGGCTGCCGCCGCAGTCGCCGCGGCGACGGCGCGGCGGCGGACGCGTCTGGAGCAACTCGTGGTGGTCGAGCCCCCGTCGGATTGGTTGCGGTGGGAAAAGAAATCCTGGGCCGACGAATTGCTCGCTAGTCTCGGACGGAATAAACTGGAGCGGTTCGGGTCGGCCACGCGACGGATTGCCTCCTTGTTGGTACTGGCCGCGCCTTTGACGCTCCTCGTGCCCTTGTCGTGCGTGTCGGAACGTGCCACGGCCTGGTCCTGGGCCTACGCGTTATGGAGTATTGAACAGGCCGGACCGACCTACATCAAGTTGGTGCAGTGGGCCACCACCCGACAAGATCTGTTCTCGCCCGAGTTTTGTCAATATTTTGGAAAACTCCGCGATGAGACCACCGGACACGCCTGGCAAGCCACGGTGGACACGCTGTTGGAGGATTTGGGCATTGGCGCCGATTTTCTGCAACTCGAAACGAAACCCATCGGCTCCGGATGCATCGCACAAGTCTACAAGGGAAAGTTGACGCAACCCTCCGGTCCCTATCCCGTTGGTACCGACATTGCCGTCAAAGTACAACATCCCGGAATATGGGACAAGGTCTGCGTCGATTTTTACATACTCGGCAAAGCCGCGGCCTGGTTGGAACGCATACCCTACTTGAATTTGTCCTACCTTAGTTTGGCCGACAGTGTCCGACAGTTTCGGGACATTATGCTCCCGCAACTCGACTTGACCCTGGAAGCCAATCATTTGCAACGCTTCAATCGAGATTTTCGGGACGACGATCGGGTGGCCTTCCCGGAACCCTTGAAGGAACTTACCACCACCCGGGTCCTCACGGAAACCTTTTGTCACGGGACTCCCATTCTGGAATACACCAAGGCCCCTCCCAAGGTCCGCGAGGAACTGGCCTATCTCGGACTCTCCACCACCCTCAAAATGATCTTTCTACACGACTTTTTACACGGTGACTTGCATCCCG GCAACATTCTCGTCAGTAACACCCCCAAGGGCGACATTAAGCTGAATCTGCTCGATTGTGGATTGGTGGTGGAAATGGGTCCGGAACAACACATCAACTTGGTCAAAATCTTGGGCGCCTTTACGCGTCGCGATGGTCGTTTGGCGGGACAGCTCATGGTGGACACCAGTAGTCACTGCCAGGCCAGTCCGTTGGACGTCGAACTCTTCGTCAACGGCATTGAACGAATAATTTTGGACGACGCCAAGAACAATTTTGTCGAAAACGTGGGGGACTACATTACGGATATCTGTTACATGGCCTGCGTACGCAAGGTGAAACTGGAAGCTTCCTTTATCAACGCGGCGTTGGCGATTGAGATTATTGAAGGCATTGCCCAACAGCTACATCCGCAAATCGTCGTGACGAAAGAAGCACTGCCACTCATCGTCAAGGCGGAAATGATGCACCGGTTGCCCAAGTTTTCTCTCTGGTAA